GACTTCCTCTTTCGGTGTCTCCACACCCATCTGACGAAGGATTTTATCCGTTTCCTCCGGCAGAAGCGGCGTCGGCTTTGAACCTGCTCCTGTACTGCCGACAAACCCGGTGACTCCAGGCGTATTTCGCACGACATACCAGGAATCGTCTGTCATGACCATTTCCACAATCACATAGCCCGGGAAGACTTTCTTCGTGACGGTTTTACTCTTGCCGTTCTTCACTTCGTTTTCTTCTTCCACGGGAACGAGGATGCGGAAAATTTTATCCGTCATTTCCATCGATTCCACACGTTTTTCCAAGTTCGTCTTCACTTTATTCTCGTAGCCGGAATAAGTGTGGACGACATACCAGTTCTTCTCCATCTCCATGTGTTCAGGACGTTTCGTCCTTCCCTCCTCTGACTGAATTCAATTTAATCAATAGTTGTGCTCTGCCTCTGTCAGTTCGTGATTAATTCCAATAAACTCGAAATACCAAGGTCAGAGATGGCAAAGAAAATCGCCATGAAAATGACTGTTGTACTTACAATAACAGTGTATCGGAAAAGCTCTGGGCGCGTCGGCCAGGTCACACGCTTCATTTCAGTGGATACGTCTTTCAAAAAATGAATCGGATTCTTGGATTTCTTCGGTTCTTGTTCTGCCATGAGGGAATTCACCTCCACATTATTTTGTTTCCTGGTGGGCTGTATGCCCTTTGCACGTCTTACAGTATTTTTTTATCGTCAACCGCTCACTTCCGGTATTATCCGTCTTCATTGTCGTATAGTTACGGGCGTGACAGTCTTTACATGAAAGTACAACTTTCTTCGACATGAAAAAAACTGCCTCCTTCACTTAACACTTTACATACCCCTTAAAAGTAGCACAGAAAAGAGCTCAGTGTCAATTGTATCTGAAAAAGCCGGAGCTCTGGTTTTTGCTCCGGCTTCCTCGTTTTATTCTTCAATCAGCATCTGACCGTCATCCCACTGCCAGCTGTGGAGGATCAGATCGATGAATTCGGAGAAATACAGATTTCCGCCTGTCAGCATGTAATACCCGTATCCATCGTGTTCCATGACAAAAAACGTCTCCTGGGTGGCCATGTCTGAAAGCCCTCCCTCTATTTCAAGCTCTTCTCGTTTTTCCATGGAGAGGTTCAGCATATCCTCATGAACGAGCCACTCACCGCCAAAACGATCACCCAGATAGGACCTGGGATCAGGATCTTCCTCAGCCACATCCGTAAGCTCACTCTCCTTATCCTTCCAGTCTTCCTGGTAGGCGAGGGCTTCGTCCAC
This Salisediminibacterium beveridgei DNA region includes the following protein-coding sequences:
- the nusG gene encoding transcription termination/antitermination protein NusG — its product is MEKNWYVVHTYSGYENKVKTNLEKRVESMEMTDKIFRILVPVEEENEVKNGKSKTVTKKVFPGYVIVEMVMTDDSWYVVRNTPGVTGFVGSTGAGSKPTPLLPEETDKILRQMGVETPKEEVYFDLKESVKVKEGPFANFIGSIEDISAEKRKLKVHVNMFGRETPVELEFHQVEKL
- the secE gene encoding preprotein translocase subunit SecE, with the protein product MAEQEPKKSKNPIHFLKDVSTEMKRVTWPTRPELFRYTVIVSTTVIFMAIFFAISDLGISSLLELITN
- the rpmG gene encoding 50S ribosomal protein L33, producing MSKKVVLSCKDCHARNYTTMKTDNTGSERLTIKKYCKTCKGHTAHQETK